A window from Citrus sinensis cultivar Valencia sweet orange chromosome 5, DVS_A1.0, whole genome shotgun sequence encodes these proteins:
- the LOC102613351 gene encoding BEACH domain-containing protein B isoform X6 codes for MNIVKGVADLIRRTSSGSSGDSSSGVQHEKFSPPSQKICFSGEGDEAVLNTLWERYESTTDKVEKRKLFHVFLKQFLIVFRNWEPVNGGLLPEPSSTSIRSTEYLPHFDDIVVGCFAGHPAEIIILLIEEVTHLTTYVTEVNTNVVRSTMSLSESSTGLSSSSEAFSVLDALTIVTRSMHNCRVFGYYGGIQKLTALMKGVVIQLKTIAGAVSVDESFSNFTTERIGFLQQILVYVVSIMCSFIDLSLKVNENYLLYSSTTEFSVQMDGASQTDSSSSLKAPFCETRLNWHKKAVVSVMEAGGVNWLVELLRVIRRLGMKEQWTDTSVQCLTLRTLRLVLSDNPRGQNHFKSIGGLEVLLDGLGFPYTNVLLLKNEAHIDAKRSENPLLRILQLHVLSLEVLREAVFGNVNNLQFLCEDGRVHKFSNSFCSPAFMLQEYKQQRKNLDVQDDFQVSVFDLKNVKRRITEPTVPLSDNASYSQLWSDYVVKLSRVLCTFLLAPEDFKSVQGQAATSRVAIPVSSLYGELSLKWVMRVLLTVFPCIKACSNDNELPSHLRVFVATLQHCVLYAFRKVLVSSPVSLNELREQGMWDLIFSENFFYFEPTLEVFSEECCSLDEGYAPSNSTYSHIRSNGVEVLQMDVISFVEFAATSIGNVHNLPECSALLDALEQSACNPEIAILLAKSLRRILQLSAEKTIASFKTLDAVPRVLKVACIQAQESKRLGSLSPSIHGYQRYDSRGTAQVWHQCVEMCMELFMEFCSIADDARSLVLRNSTCIDCLFDLFWEEGFRNNVQTYILDLMKIVPSSEEDQTAKLQLCSKYLETFTHIKEWGKSFVEFSIDLLVGMREMISSDQLYYQALFRDGECFLHVLSLLNGNFDEANGEKLVLNVLQTLTCLLASNDASKAAFRALVGKGYQTLQNLLLGFCQWHPSEGLLNALLDMLVDGKFESKGNPLIQNEDVIILYLTVLQKSSDSLRHYGLNVFQLLVRDSLSNQASCVRAGMLHFLLDWFSQEDNDSVILQMAQLIEVIGGHSVSGKDIRKIFALLRSEKVGKHQQYCSLLLSSISSMLNVKGPTAFFDLNGSDSGIIIKTPVQWPHNKGFSFSCWLRVENFPKSRTMGLFSFVTENGRGCSAVLAQDKLIYVAVNLKRQCVQLPVNLIRKKWHFLCITHSIGRAFSGGSLLRCYVDGDLVSSERCSYAKVSEVLTSCSIGTKIKMQQNEGDNVLERIQDCFPFLGQIGPIYLFNDAISSEQVKGVHSLGPSYMYSFLDNEAAPSYDNQLPSGILDAKDGLASKIIFGLNAQASSGKKLFNVSPMLDLASDKNSFEANVMIGTQLCSRRLLQQIIYCVGGVSVFFPLIAQSDRYENEESGVFVHALHMPIPKERLTAEVIGLIASVLDENLSNQQQMHLLSGFSVLGFLLQSVPPQQLNLESLSALKHLFNVIANSGLAELLVKDAISSIFLNPLIWLYTAYKVQRELYMFLIQQFDNDPRLHRSLCRLPRVIDIIRQFYWDNAKSRSVVGSKPLLHPITKQVIGERPCREEIRKIRLLLLSLGEMSLRQKISAADIRALIAFFETSEDMPCIEDVLHMVIRALSQKLLLASFLEQVNLIGGCHIFVNLLQRDYEPIRLLGLQFLGKLLVGLPSEKKGPRFFSLAVGRSKSLSEIHKKIDLRMQPVFSAMSDWLFRFPQTDNLCAALFDVLLGGASPKQVLQKNNQVDKHRNKGNNSHFFLPQTLVLIFRFLAGCEEAFARMKIISDLLDLLDSNPSNIEALMEYGWNAWLTAAVKLDVLKGYKPESRDQGDHEMNEQTFVRSLFCVVLCHYMHSVKGGWQQLEETVNFLLMHSEKEGISYRYFLRDMYEDLIRRLVDLSSEENIFVSQPCRDNTLYLLRLVDEMLVSEIDHKIPFPADSSGSYLGSLELESHKDYCCALYEVLQGDVDGQIPSRDQWVCRQIPSEGGIVDDKWWNIYDNLWVIISAMNGKGPSKLLPKSSSSGAPSFGQRARGLVESLNIPAAEMAAVVVSGGIGSALGGKPNKNVDKAMLLRGERCPRIVFRLIILYLCQASLERASRCVQQVIPLLPSLLPADDEYSKGRLQLFIWALLAVRSQYGTLDDGTRFHVIAHLIRETVNCGKSMLANSIIGRNDSEPSSNSKETGSIHNLIQKDRVLMAVSDEAKYIKTTKLDRSRQLVDLRARMDESYLVERSTTKAFEDEIQSILSIVLASDENRRATFQLTHGEQQQNVAEKWIHMFRALIDERGPWSADPFPTRSVIHWKLDKTEDAWRRRQKLRKNYHFDEKLCHPPSTAPSDEAILPANENKSSFVGHIPEQMKQFLLKGIRRIADEGTSEPSESDTEPTGQMASITEEISDSQLLEHSKTSSDPTDVVERKDSSSSSSEMETSEVILSVPCLLVTPKRKLAGHLAVMKDVLHFFGEFVVEGTGGSSALKNFSVTSSSDLNKPHQRQKFLKWPEYFDLNSEKEVPETAEAENLHKKQLKNVKRHRRWNVGKISTVHWTRYLLRYTAIEVFFCDSVGPVFLNFTSQKVAKEVGTLIVAIRNEFLFPKGSSRDKSGAISFVDRRIAQEMAETARERWRRRDITNFEYLMILNTLAGRSYNDLTQYPVFPWVLADYSSEVLDFNKSTTFRDLSKPVGALDPKRFEVFEDRYRNFCDPDIPSFYYGSHYSSMGIVLYYLLRLEPFTSLHRNLQGGKFDHADRLFQSIEGTYRNCLSNTSDVKELIPEFFYLPEFLVNSNSYHLGVKQDGEPIGDVSLPPWAKFGKTLGEYLLVREQD; via the exons ATGAACATCGTCAAGGGTGTTGCTGACCTCATTCGGAGAACCTCCAGTGGTTCCAGTGGAGACTCCTCCTCTGGGGTACAACACGAGAAGTTCTCGCCTCCATCTCAAAAGATATGCTTTAG TGGAGAAGGTGATGAGGCTGTTCTAAATACACTTTGGGAGAGATATGAGAGCACCACTGATAAG GTGGAAAAGAGAAAGTTGTTTCATGTTTTTCTGAAGCAATTTCTTATAGTATTCAGAAATTGGGAACCAGTCAATGGCGGTCTGTTGCCGGAGCCTTCTTCAACGAGTATCCGATCTACAGAGTATTTGCCacattttgatgatattgttGTTGGCTGCTTTGCTGGTCACCCTgctgaaattattattttgttaattgaagAGGTTACACATTTAACTACCTATGTCACTGAGG TAAACACCAACGTGGTGCGGTCAACAATGAGCTTATCAGAGTCTTCCACAGGCTTGAGCTCCTCTTCGGAAGCTTTTTCTGTCTTGGATGCTCTGACAATTGTTACTCGTTCAATGCACAATTGCAGAGTTTTTGGTTACTATGGTGGAATTCAGAAGCTTACAGCGTTAATGAAAG gAGTAGTTATTCAACTCAAGACTATAGCTGGTGCAGTCTCTGTTGATGAaagtttttctaattttacaaCAGAGAGGATTGGATTCTTGCAACAAATACTTGTATATGTGGTGTCAATAATGTGTAGCTTTATTGATTTAAGCCTAAAAGTAAATGAGAATTATCTGTTGTACAGTAGTACCACAGAATTTTCTGTTCAAATGGATGGTGCTTCTCAAACTGATTCATCTAGTAGTTTGAAGGCTCCCTTTTGCGAAACAAGGCTGAATTGGCATAAGAAAGCAGTTGTTTCAGTGATGGAAGCTGGTGGTGTTAATTGGTTAGTAG AGCTCTTGCGAGTCATCAGAAGGTTAGGTATGAAAGAACAGTGGACAGATACATCAGTTCAGTGCTTGACTTTGAGAACCCTTCGATTGGTGTTGTCTGATAATCCAAGGggtcaaaatcattttaaaagcATCGGTGGCCTTGAAGTTCTATTGGATGGACTTGGATTTCCATACACTAACGTGcttcttttgaaaaatgagGCTCATATTGATGCTAAAAG AAGTGAGAATCCCTTGCTGCGAATATTGCAGCTCCATGTTCTATCTCTGGAAGTTCTTAGAGAGGCTGT ATTTGGGAATGTGAACAACTTGCAGTTTCTATGTGAAGATGGAAGAGTtcataaattttctaataGTTTCTGTTCACCTGCTTTCATGCTTCAAGAGTACAAGCAGCAGAGAAAGAACTTGGATGTGCAAGATGATTTTCAGGTGTCTGTCtttgacttgaaaaatgtGAAAAGGCGCATAACAGAGCCTACAGTTCCTCTATCAGATAATGCTTCTTATTCTCAGCTTTGGAGTGATTATGTTGTCAAGTTAAGCAGAGTCCTTTGCACTTTCCTCCTTGCTCCAGAAGATTTTAAATCTGTTCAAGGCCAAGCAGCCACAAGTAGAGTTGCCATACCAGTTTCTTCATTATATGGTGAACTTTCTCTAAAATGGGTCATGAGGGTTCTTCTTACAGTGTTCCCATGCATCAAGGCTTGTTCAAATGATAATGAGTTGCCAAGCCACTTAAG GGTCTTTGTTGCTACTCTGCAGCATTGTGTTCTTTATGCATTTAGGAAAGTTCTTGTTTCATCACCAGTGTCACTTAATGAATTACGGGAACAGGGCATGTGGGACCTTATCTTCTCCGagaattttttctattttgaacCAACTTTAGAGGTATTTTCTGAAGAGTGTTGCTCATTGGATGAGGGGTATGCTCCCTCAAATAGCACTTACAGTCACATCAGATCTAATGGGGTTGAAGTTCTCCAGATGGATGTAATTTCATTTGTGGAATTTGCTGCAACTTCAATTGGGAATGTGCATAACTTG CCTGAATGTTCTGCTTTATTAGATGCTCTTGAACAATCTGCTTGTAATCCTGAGATTGCTATTCTTCTTGCAAAGAGTCTGCGTCGCATATTACAGCTTTCAGCTGAGAAAACTATTGCATCATTTAAAACACTGGATGCAGTTCCCCGAGTGCTTAAAGTTGCTTGCATTCAGGCCCAAGAATCTAAAAGGTTGGGGAGTTTAAGTCCTTCTATTCATGGTTATCAGAGATATGATTCACGTGGGACAGCCCAGGTTTGGCATCAATGCGTAGAAATGTGTATGGAGCTCTTTATGGAATTTTGCTCAATAGCAGATGATGCAAGAAGTTTGGTTTTGCGTAATTCCACGTGTATTGACTGcttgtttgatttattttggGAGGAAGGTTTCAGAAATAATGTGCAAACGTACATTCTTGACCTCATGAAG aTTGTGCCATCGTCCGAGGAAGATCAAACAGCAAAGTTGCAATTGTGTTCAAAGTATTTAGAAACATTCACTCATATAAAGGAATGGGGGAAaagttttgttgaattttctaTTGATCTATTGGTTGGAATGAGAGAGATGATCTCCAGTGATCAATTG TATTATCAGGCTTTGTTTCGTGATGGAGAGTGCTTTTTGCATGTCCTCTCTTTGCTAAATGGTAATTTTGATGAGGCAAATGGAGAAAAACTGGTTTTAAATGTTCTTCAAACGCTTACCTGTCTGCTAGCAAGTAATGATGCCTCAAAG GCCGCATTTAGAGCTCTTGTTGGCAAGGGTTATCAAACATTGCAAAATTTGCTGTTGGGTTTTTGCCAATGGCATCCAAGCGAAGGACTTTTAAATGCATTGCTTGATATGCTTGTTGATGGAAAGTTTGAAAGTAAAGGGAACCCTCTTATACAG AATGAAGATGTGATCATACTGTATCTGACTGTTCTGCAGAAG AGCAGTGACTCATTGCGGCATTATGGGCTTAATGTGTTTCAGCTATTGGTTAGGGACTCCCTTTCTAATCAGGCTTCATGTGTCAGGGCTGGAatgcttcattttcttcttgatTGGTTTTCACAAGAAGATAATGATAGTGTCATTTTGCAAATGGCCCAGTTGATTGAGGTCATAGGTGGGCATAGTGTATCTGGGAAGGATATCCGCAAAATATTCGCCCTCCTCCGAAGTGAGAAAGTGGGGAAACATCAGCAGTATTGCTCATTATTGTTGAGCAGTATTTCGTCAATGCTAAATGTGAAGGGACCAACTGCCTTTTTTGATCTCAATGGGAGCGACTCT GGGATTATAATCAAAACGCCTGTGCAGTGGCCTCACAATAAgggtttttcattttcttgttggCTGAGGGTGGAAAACTTTCCCAAAAGTAGAACAATGGGCCTTTTTAGTTTTGTTACTGAAAATGGAAGAGGATGCTCTGCAGTACTTGCACAGGACAAGCTTATCTATGTG GCGGTCAATCTGAAGCGACAGTGCGTTCAACTGCCTGTTAATCTAATCAGAAAGAAATGGCATTTTCTATGTATTACTCATAGCATTGGAAGAGCGTTCTCCGGGGGTAGCCTATTGAGGTGTTATGTCGATGGTGATCTTGTATCATCTGAAAGATGCAG TTATGCAAAAGTGAGTGAAGTATTGACAAGCTGCTCAATTGGCACAAAGattaaaatgcaacaaaatgAAGGAGATAATGTTCTTGAACGGATACAAGATTGCTTTCCTTTCCTCGGTCAGATTGGtcctatttatttattcaatgaTGCTATTTCTTCTGAGCAAGTCAAGGGTGTTCATTCCCTAGGACCAAGCTACATGTATTCATTCCTTGATAATGAAGCTGCACCCAGTTATGATAACCAATTGCCTAGTGGTATCCTTGATGCTAAAGATGGTCTTGCatcaaaaatcatttttggaCTCAATGCTCAG GCTAGTAGTGGCAAAAAGTTGTTTAATGTCTCACCGATGCTGGACCTTGCATCAGACAAGAATTCTTTTGAAGCAAATGTAATGATTGGAACACAGTTATGTTCACGACGCTTGCTTCAGCAAATAATCTACTGTGTTGGTGGTGTGTCTGTATTTTTCCCACTTATTGCACAGTCTGATAGgtatgaaaatgaagaaagtgGAGTCTTTGTACATGCATTGCATATGCCTATCCCGAAAGAGCGTTTGACGGCTGAGGTTATTGGGCTTATAGCATCTGTCTTAGATGAGAATCTATCCAATCAACAACAAATGCATCTTCTTTCTGGATTTTCTGTACTGGGGTTTTTACTTCAATCAGTTCCGCCACAACAACTTAATTTGGAATCACTTTCAGCATTGAAACACCTGTTTAATGTTATTGCAAACAGTG GCTTAGCAGAGCTGCTGGTGAAAGATGCTATATCAAGCATTTTTCTTAATCCTCTCATCTGGCTCTACACAGCTTACAAGGTGCAGCGAGAATTGTATATGTTTCTTATCCAGCAATTCGATAATGATCCAAGGTTGCATAGGAGTCTATGTAGGCTCCCACGTGTTATTGATATAATACGACAATTTTACTGGGATAATGCAAAATCTCGATCCGTTGTTGGAAGCAAGCCTCTCCTGCATCCTATTACCAAACAAGTTATTGGTGAGAGGCCATGTAGAGAAGAAATTCGTAAAATTCGCCTTCTTTTATTAAGTCTTGGTGAAATGAGCCTCAG GCAGAAGATTTCAGCAGCAGATATAAGAGCTCTTATAGCTTTCTTTGAAACAAGTGAGGATATGCCATGCATTGAGGATGTCCTACATATGGTCATTCGTGCTTTATCGCAAAAACTGCTTCTTGCTTCCTTCCTTGAACAAGTCAATTTGATTGGTGGCTGTCATATTTTTGTCAATCTCCTTCAAAG gGATTATGAGCCTATCAGATTGCTTGGCTTACAGTTCCTTGGAAAACTTTTGGTTGGTTTACCATCTGAGAAGAAGGGACCAAGATTTTTCAGTCTTGCCGTTGGAAGATCCAAATCTCTTTCAGAAATACATAAGAAAATCGATTTAAGGATGCAGCCTGTTTTCTCAGCTATGTCCGATTGGTTGTTCAGATTTCCGCAGACAGATAATTTATGTGCTGCCTTGTTTGATGTTCTTCTTGGTGGTGCTAGCCCTAAACAG GTGTTGCAGAAAAATAACCAGGTTGATAAGCATAGAAACAAAGGAAACAACTCCCACTTTTTCCTTCCCCAAACTTTGGTTCTCATTTTCAGATTCTTGGCTGGCTGTGAGGAGGCATTTGCTAGGATGAAGATTATTAGTGATCTTCTTGATCTTCTTGATTCAAATCCTTCGAATATTGAAGCTCTCATG GAATATGGGTGGAATGCCTGGTTAACTGCTGCTGTGAAGCTTGATGTTTTGAAAGGCTACAAACCGGAGTCACGGGATCAAGGTGACCATGAGATGAACGAGCAAACTTTTGTGAGGAGTCTATTTTGTGTTGTTCTTTGTCACTATATGCATTCTGTAAAAGGTGGCTGGCAACAGTTAGAGGAGACAGTTAATTTCCTACTAATGCACTCTGAGAAA GAAGGCATCTCATACAGGTACTTTCTTCGTGATATGTACGAGGACTTGATACGAAGGCTCGTAGACTTGTCATCGGAGGAGAACATTTTTGTCTCACAACCATGTCGGGACAATACATTATATCTTCTACGACTTGTCGATGAGATGCTTGTCTCTGAAATTGATCATAAAATACCG TTTCCAGCAGATAGCTCTGGTAGCTATCTGGGGTCTTTAGAATTAGAAAGTCACAAGGATTATTGCTGTGCATTATATGAGGTTTTGCAGGGAGATGTTGATGGCCAAATACCTAG CAGAGATCAGTGGGTTTGCAGGCAGATTCCAAGTGAAGGTGGCATAGTTGATGATAAGTGGTGGAATATCTATGATAATTTGTGGGTCATCATAAGTGCGATGAATGGAAAAGGACCCAGCAAGTTGTTGcccaaatcatcatcatcagggGCTCCATCTTTTGGCCAAAGAGCTCGTGGCTTAGTGGAATCGCTGAACATTCCTGCAGCTGAAATGGCTGCAGTTGTTGTATCAGGAGGGATTGGTAGTGCTTTGGGTggaaaaccaaacaaaaatgTTGACAAAGCTATGCTTTTGAGAGGAGAGAGGTGCCCGAGAATTGTGTTTCGACTTATAATCCTATATCTTTGTCAAGCTTCTCTAGAAAGAGCTTCACGGTGTGTCCAGCAGGTTATTCCACTTTTGCCTTCTCTTTTGCCAGCCGATGATGAGTATAGCAAGGGAAGACTGCAGCTCTTTATTTG GGCTTTGCTTGCTGTAAGATCCCAGTATGGGACTTTAGATGATGGTACTCGTTTTCATGTTATTGCACACTTAATTCGAGAAACAGTCAATTGTGGGAAATCAATGCTTGCTAATAGCATCATAGGTCGGAATGACTCTGAGCCAAGCAGTAACTCAAAAGAAACGGGCTCCATTCATAATTTGATTCAGAAGGATCGAGTTCTTATGGCA GTTTCTGACGAGGCAAAATATATCAAGACAACTAAATTGGACAGATCCCGGCAGTTGGTTGATCTCCGTGCTAGGATGGATGAAAGTTACTTAGTAGAACGAAGTACCACAAAAGCTTTTGAAGATGAGATACAAAGTATCTTGAGCATAGTACTTGCTTCAGATGAGAACAGAAGAGCTACGTTCCAACTTACTCATGGGGAGCAGCAGCAGAATGTTGCG GAAAAGTGGATACACATGTTTCGTGCTTTGATTGATGAGAGGGGTCCATGGTCTGCAGATCCTTTTCCAACTAGATCTGTGATTCATTGGAAACTTGACAAGACAGAAGATGCATGGCGGCGTAGACAAAAGTTACGAAAGAACTATCATTTTGATGAAAAGCTGTGTCATCCACCATCCACTGCTCCCAGTGATGAGGCCATTCTTCCTGCTAATGAGAACAAATCTAGTTTTGTGGGGCATATTCCTGAGCAAATGAAGCAGTTTCTTCTTAAAGGAATACGCCGAATAGCTGATGAAGGGACCTCAGAACCCAGTGAGAGTGACACTGAACCAACTGGACAGATGGCCTCCATCACAGAGGAGATTTCTGATAGTCAGTTGCTGGAGCATAGTAAAACAAGCAGTGATCCAACAGACGTTGTAGAGAGGAAAgattcttcttcctcttcatcAGAGATGGAAACTAGCGAG GTTATTTTGTCTGTTCCATGCCTTCTAGTAACACCAAAGAGGAAATTGGCTGGACATTTGGCAGTTATGAAAGatgttttgcatttttttggTGAGTTTGTGGTCGAAGGTACTGGAGGGTCATCTGCTCTCAAAAACTTCTCTGTTACTAGCAGTTCTGATTTGAACAAGCCTCATCAAAGGCAGAAATTTCTTAAATGGCCagaatattttgatttaaattcgGAGAAGGAGGTTCCTGAGACTGCAGAAGCTGAAAATTTGCataaaaaacaattgaaaaatgttAAGCGTCACCGAAGATGGAATGTTGGCAAG ATAAGCACTGTCCACTGGACCCGGTATTTGCTTAGATACACTGCAATAGAGGTTTTCTTCTGTGATTCCGTTGGTCCAGTATTTTTGAACTTTACTTCGCAGAAGGTTGCAAAAGAGGTTGGAACCTTAATAGTTGCAATCAGAAATGAATTCTTGTTTCCAAAAGGAAGTAGCAGGGACAAGAGTGGAGCTATCTCATTTGTTGATAGACGGATAGCCCAAGAGATGGCAGAAACTGCCAGAGAAAGATGGAGGAGGAGGGATATAACAAACTTCGAATATTTGATGATTCTTAATACACTTGCTGGAAGATCTTATAATGATTTAACACAGTATCCTGTCTTTCCTTGGGTGTTGGCTGATTATTCGTCTGAGGTTCTTGATTTTAACAAGTCAACTACCTTTCGGGATCTTTCCAAGCCTGTTGGAGCCTTGGATCCTAAGCGATTTGAg GTATTTGAAGACAGATACCGCAACTTCTGTGATCCGGATATACCAAG CTTTTACTATGGGTCTCATTATTCAAGCATGGGGATTGTGCTTTATTACCTTCTTAGATTAGAGCCATTCACATCTCTTCACCGTAATCTGCAG GGTGGTAAATTCGACCATGCAGACCGTCTTTTCCAAAGCATTGAGGGCACATATCGAAATTGCCTTTCTAATACAAGCGATGTGAAGGAGTTAATCCCTGAGTTTTTCTACCTGCCAGAGTTTCTTGTCAATTCAAACTCTTATCATCTTGGGGTGAAGCAAGATGGTGAACCTATTGGTGATGTTAGTCTCCCTCCTTGGGCCAAG TTTGGGAAAACATTGGGAGAATATCTTCTGGTGAGAGAGCAAGACTAG